In one Chitinophaga sancti genomic region, the following are encoded:
- a CDS encoding RagB/SusD family nutrient uptake outer membrane protein has translation MKYFIAIICISILAACNKDFLDTAPISNQNESSFYKTENDIVQAVNGVYNKLLTFPDVNNLYLSEVRSNNYYVDRQDAARDYFSLSAFEITSALGTLQTAWTNDYEMIERANQVLDRIDDISFTDTTKRSRMKGECKFLRALAYFELVKVFGAVPLIEHKVSSEEALSYPRVGADTIYNFIVSELSAAAVLLPTSYSGTDKGRATKLAALGILGRAYMFMAGYPFNKTENYANAINAFRQVLNAENAGWTFASTYAEIFKTSSDNKYYLFEVQYLSGGKGLGNPIPGEVIPLDMDTKITPYGSYYMQGFPSDDLINSFEAGDKRKFVILDTVYRNKSGVMTKRNYFKKYLDSSAAAAILSSSDWGINFPILRPEDVMLMYAQAVNETSGPTAEAISIVNRIRARAGLTAISGVSQSEFRLLLETERRHELAWEGIYWGDLIRTGRCLDVMNTWLQTNYSKSIDVTQELYPVPKSEMQIKPGLYYQNPGYE, from the coding sequence ACGGAAAATGACATTGTACAGGCTGTGAATGGAGTGTACAACAAGCTGCTTACCTTTCCTGATGTGAACAATCTGTACCTCTCTGAAGTACGGTCCAATAACTATTATGTAGACAGGCAGGATGCGGCCAGAGATTACTTCAGCCTATCTGCCTTCGAGATTACTTCGGCCCTGGGTACGCTGCAAACTGCCTGGACAAACGATTATGAAATGATAGAAAGAGCGAACCAGGTGCTGGACAGGATAGATGATATTTCATTCACAGATACGACAAAGCGGAGCCGGATGAAAGGCGAATGTAAGTTTTTAAGAGCGCTCGCTTATTTTGAATTAGTCAAAGTTTTTGGTGCGGTACCTTTGATAGAACACAAGGTATCTTCAGAAGAAGCACTCAGTTATCCCCGGGTAGGTGCAGATACGATTTATAATTTCATTGTCAGTGAACTCAGCGCAGCAGCTGTCTTGCTGCCCACCAGCTACAGCGGTACAGACAAGGGCCGTGCTACCAAACTGGCCGCCCTGGGTATCTTAGGCCGGGCTTATATGTTCATGGCAGGTTATCCTTTTAATAAAACAGAAAACTATGCAAATGCCATCAATGCATTCAGGCAGGTATTGAATGCCGAAAATGCCGGTTGGACCTTTGCATCTACCTATGCAGAGATCTTTAAAACCAGCAGCGACAATAAATACTATCTCTTCGAAGTACAGTATTTATCCGGCGGTAAGGGTTTAGGCAATCCCATTCCGGGAGAAGTGATCCCACTCGATATGGATACGAAGATCACTCCTTATGGTTCATACTATATGCAGGGTTTCCCATCCGATGATCTGATCAATAGTTTCGAGGCGGGAGATAAAAGAAAGTTTGTGATCCTCGACACCGTATACAGGAATAAATCAGGCGTGATGACAAAGCGTAACTATTTCAAAAAATACCTGGATTCCTCTGCCGCTGCTGCTATTCTCAGTAGTTCTGACTGGGGCATTAACTTCCCAATCTTAAGACCGGAAGATGTAATGCTGATGTATGCACAGGCTGTGAATGAAACAAGCGGTCCTACAGCCGAAGCGATTAGCATCGTGAACAGGATCAGGGCAAGAGCCGGGCTCACAGCTATTTCTGGTGTGTCTCAGTCAGAATTCAGGTTGTTGTTGGAAACGGAGAGAAGGCATGAACTGGCCTGGGAAGGGATCTATTGGGGAGATTTGATCCGCACAGGAAGATGCCTGGATGTGATGAATACCTGGTTACAAACAAACTATTCAAAATCTATCGATGTGACGCAGGAATTGTATCCTGTTCCGAAATCTGAAATGCAAATAAAACCGGGCCTGTATTATCAGAATCCCGGTTATGAATAA
- a CDS encoding RagB/SusD family nutrient uptake outer membrane protein yields the protein MKKIFLAAIAIALFASCSKSFLERSPVDEQTEESFYKTPDQALQALVAVYNELEIGDYDNIHLVSELASDDCFGGGGASDLVWKQWDRFEASSNMNLTLWQKYYTGIYRANILLSKIDNVSWGSDTTLKTQYIAEARFLRAYFYFDVVRMFGHVPLTTKPLTPSELNLAQAEPAAVYAQIAQDLKYAADNLTATPYSSISSSNYGRVNKWAAEAMIGRVFLYYTGYYSQNDLAGVITKAQAVTYLDNLINTGGYGLVSNFANLWQSALTNFVGEDNKETVWSIKFTYKGLGNWSQHNGNRMQVDIAIRNQVLNPYYKGWGAGTVSAGLWNAYDNNDTRRGASIVSIANENLTAYSQGDQTQYTGYFWKKYTPMNSGNAVEMGGDFQIDNYYDDVVIRYADVLLMAAELNLDGNLAKAQDYYNQVRDRAFQSTSYRKTLTADASGKTLIMNERRLELALEGQRYWDLLRQGVDVAKAAIDNASTSDMTVSFPAATKGLFKIPEQEISLSNGVYQQNAGW from the coding sequence ATGAAAAAGATATTCTTAGCAGCTATAGCCATCGCGCTCTTTGCCTCTTGTAGCAAGAGCTTCCTGGAACGCTCTCCCGTAGATGAACAAACGGAAGAGTCCTTCTACAAAACCCCTGACCAGGCATTGCAGGCACTGGTAGCCGTATACAATGAACTGGAGATCGGTGATTATGATAATATCCACCTGGTATCTGAATTAGCCAGTGACGACTGTTTTGGCGGCGGTGGTGCTTCTGACCTGGTATGGAAACAATGGGATCGCTTCGAAGCAAGTTCCAACATGAACCTGACCCTCTGGCAGAAATACTACACAGGCATATACAGAGCCAATATCCTCTTATCAAAAATAGACAATGTAAGCTGGGGCAGCGATACTACTTTAAAAACACAGTACATCGCCGAAGCCCGTTTCCTGAGAGCCTACTTCTATTTCGATGTGGTAAGGATGTTCGGACATGTGCCGCTGACAACCAAGCCACTCACACCAAGTGAACTGAACCTGGCCCAGGCAGAACCAGCAGCCGTGTACGCACAGATTGCGCAAGACCTGAAATACGCAGCTGATAACCTGACGGCTACTCCCTATTCCAGCATTTCATCTTCAAACTATGGAAGGGTGAACAAATGGGCGGCAGAAGCCATGATAGGCCGTGTATTCCTGTATTACACCGGCTATTATAGTCAGAACGACCTGGCAGGCGTCATCACCAAAGCACAGGCAGTAACCTACCTGGATAACCTGATCAACACAGGTGGCTACGGGCTGGTAAGCAACTTCGCCAACCTCTGGCAGTCCGCACTCACCAACTTTGTGGGAGAAGACAATAAGGAAACCGTATGGTCTATCAAATTCACCTACAAAGGCCTGGGCAACTGGAGTCAGCACAATGGTAACCGCATGCAGGTAGACATTGCAATCCGCAACCAGGTACTCAATCCTTACTACAAAGGATGGGGCGCAGGAACTGTATCAGCGGGTCTGTGGAATGCATATGATAATAATGATACCCGTCGTGGTGCTTCCATTGTATCTATTGCAAATGAAAACCTCACCGCTTATTCACAGGGAGATCAGACACAATACACCGGTTATTTCTGGAAAAAATACACCCCAATGAATTCCGGCAATGCCGTAGAAATGGGTGGTGACTTCCAGATCGATAACTACTACGATGATGTGGTGATCCGCTATGCAGATGTGTTGCTGATGGCAGCAGAACTGAACCTGGATGGCAACCTGGCTAAAGCACAGGATTACTATAACCAGGTACGCGACAGGGCATTCCAAAGCACCAGCTACCGCAAAACGCTGACTGCTGATGCTTCAGGTAAAACCCTGATCATGAACGAACGCAGACTGGAACTGGCACTGGAAGGACAGCGCTACTGGGATTTACTGCGCCAGGGTGTAGATGTGGCAAAAGCAGCCATCGACAATGCAAGTACTTCTGACATGACCGTGAGCTTCCCTGCTGCAACAAAGGGCTTGTTCAAAATTCCGGAACAGGAAATCAGTTTGTCAAATGGCGTGTATCAACAAAATGCCGGATGGTGA
- a CDS encoding SusC/RagA family TonB-linked outer membrane protein: MKTAYKIHDFVAASWGIRSILLIAMLLTGTMTIAQTNSHPLEGRVSTAGKDEPLPGATVRVKGTSNGAISDVNGRFHLQVKDEDTLEVTLMGFDKKVLAVKGLTSVAIRLTEGTKTIEEIVVVGYGTEKKKLVTGAIDHVNTKQLEENHSLRVDQALQGQTPGVQISTVSAQPGESMKVRIRGTGTVGTSDPIYIVDGVPMSDISYLNSADISGVDVLKDAASSAIYGSRGANGVVLITTIKGKNAQTKLSYDAYYGVQNPTHKSALLNAHDYGVIMNEMAINSGNSPYFNAQQLSALGKGTDWQEAMYNKRAPMMNHSINFSGGNDRSVYSSSVSYTKQDGIIGFKGQSRYERVNFRINSEHKAFKDLITFGENLTYSRSAKSGVGVSNIYDNTMHSVMNVSPLFNVYDSTGAFGKSKWNVGEANPVAQMYYKYQNKNTYDRIAGNAFLQATPIKGLSIRSDFGINLLYTNTNSYRPIYDLSTTEYNIHSQANQGMQRDATWNWDNTVNYQRQIGKHNISALAGLNTLETTYFFVNGYKQDLTKTGLDNAIINNGTTDSTQRIYGSKGSSALLSYFGRIGYNYAEKYMFTAIFRVDGSTAFGSNNRYGHFPSFSAGWVPTNEPFLHVNWLNFLKIRAGWGQNGNLPSSQYQYLSTISTQYLGYYFGSGDVAYVGAAPIKIANPDLKWETSEQTNIGIDAILFKDISLTVELYRKMTKDWLVSVNTPAVSGATTALVNGGDVRNQGIEASLGYDHQFNDFKLGMSANIAVNRNKVTDIPNKEKIINGATAVTFASMPEFYRAQRGFPMGFFYGYKTDGIFQNTAEITAYKSKDGSPVQPNAKPGDVRFKDLNGDGVIDAKDETMIGNPYPKFTYGFNVNMGYKGFDLTIAIYGSQGNEIWDGTHDFSSPLSNYSAEILGRWTGEGTSNKIPRVTDGADLNQNWVRSSDLYIKSGSFLRIKSVNLGYDFKKLFPEIPMQQLRLYVSGTNLFTFTKYKGIDPEIGYGPSGWASGIDVGTYPQPKTLLVGLSAKF, from the coding sequence ATGAAAACTGCTTACAAAATCCACGATTTTGTGGCTGCATCCTGGGGGATCAGGAGCATACTGCTCATCGCAATGCTGCTGACCGGTACTATGACTATTGCACAGACCAACTCTCACCCGCTGGAAGGAAGAGTATCCACAGCAGGTAAAGATGAACCACTACCAGGCGCCACCGTGCGCGTAAAAGGCACTTCCAATGGTGCTATCTCTGATGTAAACGGCCGCTTTCACCTGCAGGTGAAAGATGAAGACACCCTGGAAGTAACCCTCATGGGTTTCGACAAAAAGGTGCTTGCCGTTAAAGGACTAACAAGCGTTGCCATCCGCTTAACCGAAGGCACAAAAACAATCGAAGAAATCGTTGTAGTTGGTTACGGTACCGAGAAGAAAAAACTCGTAACAGGTGCCATCGACCATGTCAACACCAAACAACTGGAAGAAAACCACTCCCTCCGTGTAGACCAGGCTTTACAAGGCCAGACTCCCGGCGTACAGATCTCTACTGTATCTGCACAACCCGGTGAATCCATGAAAGTACGTATACGCGGTACAGGTACAGTGGGCACTTCCGATCCTATCTACATCGTAGACGGGGTACCTATGAGTGACATCTCCTACCTCAACTCCGCCGACATCTCCGGGGTAGACGTACTGAAAGATGCCGCATCTTCCGCTATCTATGGTTCCCGTGGTGCAAACGGGGTTGTACTGATCACGACGATCAAAGGAAAAAATGCCCAGACCAAGCTCTCTTATGATGCTTATTATGGTGTACAGAATCCTACACACAAATCCGCCCTGCTGAATGCGCATGATTATGGTGTGATCATGAATGAAATGGCTATCAACTCCGGCAACAGTCCTTATTTCAACGCACAACAACTGAGTGCGCTGGGCAAAGGAACTGACTGGCAGGAAGCCATGTACAACAAGCGTGCACCTATGATGAATCATAGTATCAACTTCTCTGGTGGTAATGACAGATCTGTATACTCCTCTTCTGTTTCTTATACAAAGCAGGATGGTATCATTGGTTTCAAAGGTCAATCCCGGTATGAGCGCGTCAACTTCCGCATCAATTCCGAGCACAAAGCCTTTAAAGACCTGATCACCTTTGGCGAAAACCTCACTTATTCCCGCTCTGCAAAAAGCGGTGTAGGTGTGAGCAACATCTATGACAATACCATGCACAGCGTGATGAATGTAAGCCCGCTGTTCAATGTATACGACTCTACCGGTGCATTCGGTAAGTCCAAATGGAATGTAGGTGAAGCCAACCCTGTAGCACAGATGTACTATAAATACCAGAACAAAAATACCTACGATCGTATTGCAGGTAATGCTTTCCTGCAGGCAACGCCGATCAAAGGGCTGAGCATCCGTTCTGATTTTGGTATCAACCTGTTGTATACAAATACAAACAGTTACAGACCAATTTACGATCTCTCTACTACAGAATATAATATTCACTCACAGGCTAACCAGGGTATGCAGCGCGATGCTACCTGGAACTGGGATAATACAGTGAACTACCAGCGCCAGATTGGTAAACACAACATCTCAGCACTTGCAGGTCTGAATACACTTGAAACCACTTACTTCTTTGTAAACGGCTACAAACAGGATCTGACTAAAACAGGTCTGGACAACGCCATTATCAATAACGGTACTACCGACAGTACACAAAGAATTTATGGTTCCAAAGGTTCTTCTGCACTGCTCTCCTACTTTGGCCGTATCGGCTATAACTATGCGGAGAAATATATGTTCACCGCGATCTTCCGTGTAGACGGTTCCACTGCATTCGGTTCTAACAACCGCTATGGTCACTTCCCTTCCTTCTCTGCCGGTTGGGTACCTACCAATGAACCATTCCTGCATGTAAACTGGCTGAACTTCCTGAAGATCCGCGCCGGCTGGGGCCAGAACGGTAACCTGCCATCTTCTCAATACCAATATCTCTCTACCATCTCCACACAGTACCTGGGTTATTATTTTGGTAGCGGCGATGTGGCTTATGTGGGTGCGGCTCCTATCAAGATCGCAAACCCTGATCTGAAATGGGAAACATCTGAACAAACAAATATCGGTATCGACGCGATCCTCTTTAAAGACATCAGTCTGACAGTTGAACTGTACCGCAAGATGACAAAAGACTGGCTGGTAAGTGTGAATACCCCTGCCGTATCCGGTGCCACCACAGCACTCGTAAACGGGGGTGATGTACGCAACCAGGGTATTGAAGCATCTCTTGGTTACGATCACCAGTTCAACGATTTTAAATTAGGTATGAGTGCAAACATTGCGGTAAACCGTAACAAGGTGACTGATATTCCTAACAAGGAAAAGATCATCAATGGTGCCACCGCTGTTACCTTCGCCAGCATGCCTGAATTCTACCGTGCACAGAGAGGCTTCCCAATGGGTTTCTTCTACGGTTACAAAACAGATGGCATCTTCCAGAATACCGCCGAAATCACTGCCTACAAAAGCAAAGACGGTTCTCCGGTTCAGCCTAATGCAAAACCTGGTGATGTTCGCTTCAAGGACCTGAATGGTGACGGTGTTATCGATGCAAAAGATGAAACCATGATCGGTAATCCATACCCTAAATTCACTTATGGTTTCAATGTGAATATGGGCTACAAAGGTTTCGACCTGACTATCGCCATCTATGGCAGCCAGGGCAACGAGATCTGGGATGGTACACACGATTTCTCCAGCCCACTCAGCAACTACTCTGCCGAGATCCTGGGCCGCTGGACTGGTGAAGGTACTTCTAACAAGATTCCCCGTGTAACAGATGGTGCTGACCTGAACCAGAACTGGGTGCGCTCTTCTGACCTGTATATTAAAAGCGGTTCCTTCCTGCGTATCAAGAGTGTAAACCTGGGATATGACTTCAAGAAGCTGTTCCCTGAAATACCGATGCAACAACTGCGGTTATACGTATCCGGTACTAACCTCTTTACATTCACAAAGTATAAAGGAATCGATCCTGAAATTGGTTATGGTCCAAGTGGCTGGGCTTCCGGCATCGACGTAGGTACCTATCCACAACCAAAGACATTATTAGTGGGTCTGAGCGCAAAATTCTAA
- a CDS encoding TIM-barrel domain-containing protein, which yields MKKIRILPIVMISCCFQFCQTERVEKLKDGLLVRLKGDVKQVKLQVINDKIIRVSASPEDKISTTPSLISVVDSNPDIKWTSTADEHTATLKTNSLTATVDLSTGLVNFKDAQGNTIINEGGKAFTPVTIDGKKLFRLQQLFDSPADEAFYGLGQPQTGLMNYKNQDVDLTQYNSQVAVPFVLSSRHYGILWDNYSITRFGDDRPYEELASLELSDKNGRKGALTATYGLRNQKDSVFLQRGESKIDYSYIPSLKNIPQGYPMAKGIVTWEGKVSPKEAGDQKFYVSASGYIRIWIDGVLMLDKWREGWNPGPSVFKKAMQTGEQHDLKIEWIPESNQAFISLKHLPPTPERLKDKMAFTSEAGEKIDYYFIYGAHPDEVINGYRTVTGKATILPKWAMGFWQSRERYKTQQDVISTVQEFRKRQIPLDNIVMDWSYWEENAWGSQDFDPARFPDAKGMIDSLHNLYHTHFMISVWPKFYKDIPNYKVMNDKGYLYTKSIKDSVRDWIGKGYISTFYDAFNADARKEFWGMVNTHLFSKGVDAWWLDATEPDIYSNTSIEYRKQLMNPTALGSSTQYFNPFALMNAKGIYEGQRTTKPDQRVFILTRSAFAGLQHYSAATWSGDIAARFDELARQIPAGLNFCMSGLPYWTTDIGGFYVEDKYDRPDPQGENLQEWRELNTRWYQYGAFCPLFRAHGQYPYREVYNIAPENSQEYQSIVYYDRLRYRLMPYIYSLAGQTYHNGYTLMRGLLMDFDQDTAVRHIGDQFMFGPAFLVNPVYAYKARSRELYLPAGQGWYNLYDGKYTDGGQHISAAAPLNRIPLYVKAGSIVPFGPELQYTSQQAADTITLYVYGGSNGTFSLYEDEGLNYNYEKGAFSTIQFKYNDTDNTLSFGKRAGEFPGMLKQRSFRVVKIDKTHPQAFDLAANKGQLVQYNGNEQTIHINL from the coding sequence ATGAAGAAAATCCGAATCTTACCGATTGTGATGATTTCCTGTTGCTTCCAGTTTTGTCAAACCGAACGCGTTGAAAAACTGAAAGACGGCTTACTGGTTAGACTGAAAGGAGATGTAAAACAGGTAAAACTACAAGTGATCAATGACAAAATTATCAGGGTCTCCGCATCCCCGGAAGACAAAATCTCTACTACTCCCAGCCTGATATCGGTAGTAGACTCCAATCCCGATATAAAATGGACATCTACGGCAGACGAACATACCGCTACATTGAAAACCAATTCGTTAACGGCCACCGTAGATCTCAGCACCGGTTTGGTGAACTTTAAAGATGCCCAGGGTAACACCATAATAAACGAAGGAGGAAAAGCTTTCACCCCCGTAACTATTGACGGTAAAAAGCTTTTCCGACTTCAACAACTTTTTGATTCTCCCGCAGATGAAGCCTTTTATGGTCTGGGCCAGCCACAAACGGGGCTCATGAACTATAAAAACCAGGATGTAGACCTCACACAGTATAATAGCCAGGTAGCTGTACCCTTCGTTTTGTCCAGCCGCCACTATGGTATTCTCTGGGATAACTACTCCATTACCCGCTTCGGAGATGATCGCCCTTATGAAGAACTGGCCAGCCTGGAACTAAGCGATAAAAACGGCCGGAAAGGTGCTTTAACCGCTACTTATGGACTGCGCAATCAAAAAGACAGCGTATTCCTGCAAAGAGGGGAGTCAAAAATTGACTATAGCTACATCCCTTCCCTCAAAAACATTCCGCAAGGCTATCCAATGGCCAAAGGCATCGTGACCTGGGAAGGTAAGGTCAGCCCTAAAGAAGCAGGCGATCAGAAATTTTACGTTTCGGCTTCCGGTTACATAAGGATATGGATCGATGGCGTATTGATGCTCGACAAATGGCGGGAGGGCTGGAATCCCGGTCCTTCCGTCTTTAAAAAGGCGATGCAGACAGGCGAACAACATGACCTGAAAATAGAATGGATCCCTGAATCAAACCAGGCCTTCATTTCACTGAAACACCTCCCTCCCACTCCGGAACGCCTGAAAGACAAAATGGCCTTTACCTCCGAAGCCGGTGAAAAAATAGACTACTACTTTATTTATGGTGCACACCCCGATGAAGTGATCAATGGTTACCGTACCGTTACCGGCAAAGCTACCATCCTGCCTAAATGGGCCATGGGTTTCTGGCAAAGCCGTGAAAGATACAAGACCCAGCAGGATGTAATCAGCACCGTACAGGAATTTAGAAAAAGACAAATCCCACTGGACAATATCGTGATGGACTGGTCTTACTGGGAAGAAAATGCCTGGGGTAGCCAGGACTTCGATCCTGCCCGCTTCCCGGATGCAAAAGGCATGATCGATTCTCTCCATAACCTGTACCATACACATTTCATGATCTCAGTATGGCCTAAGTTCTACAAAGACATTCCGAACTACAAGGTGATGAATGATAAAGGCTACCTGTATACCAAAAGTATCAAGGACAGTGTTCGTGACTGGATCGGTAAAGGCTATATTTCCACCTTCTACGATGCCTTTAATGCAGATGCCAGGAAAGAATTCTGGGGCATGGTTAATACCCACCTGTTCAGCAAAGGCGTAGATGCCTGGTGGCTGGATGCCACAGAACCGGATATCTATTCCAATACATCCATTGAATACCGCAAACAACTGATGAACCCTACAGCATTAGGTTCATCCACACAATACTTCAATCCCTTTGCCCTCATGAATGCTAAAGGCATCTATGAAGGCCAGAGAACAACGAAACCTGATCAGCGCGTATTTATCCTGACCCGCTCCGCGTTTGCCGGCTTACAACATTATAGTGCTGCTACCTGGAGTGGTGATATCGCCGCCCGTTTCGATGAACTGGCCAGGCAGATTCCGGCTGGTCTGAACTTCTGCATGTCCGGCCTACCATACTGGACTACAGACATCGGCGGCTTTTATGTAGAAGATAAATATGACAGACCTGATCCACAGGGGGAAAATCTGCAGGAATGGCGGGAACTAAACACACGCTGGTATCAATACGGGGCCTTTTGTCCATTGTTCCGCGCTCACGGACAGTATCCATACCGGGAAGTGTATAATATCGCACCTGAAAACAGCCAGGAATACCAGTCTATCGTTTATTATGACCGCCTGCGCTACAGGTTAATGCCTTATATTTATTCCCTTGCCGGACAGACTTATCATAACGGCTACACGCTGATGCGTGGTCTGCTCATGGATTTCGATCAGGATACTGCCGTTCGTCACATAGGAGACCAGTTTATGTTTGGTCCTGCCTTCCTGGTAAATCCGGTGTATGCTTACAAAGCACGCAGCCGTGAACTCTACTTACCAGCAGGCCAGGGTTGGTACAACCTGTATGATGGCAAGTATACCGATGGCGGTCAGCATATCTCTGCCGCTGCACCACTGAACCGTATTCCCCTGTATGTAAAAGCTGGCAGTATCGTGCCATTTGGCCCGGAACTTCAATACACCAGCCAGCAGGCTGCTGATACCATTACCTTATATGTATATGGCGGCAGCAACGGCACATTCAGCCTCTATGAGGATGAAGGGCTTAACTATAACTATGAAAAAGGAGCTTTCAGCACTATTCAGTTTAAATATAACGACACCGACAATACGCTGAGCTTTGGCAAACGTGCAGGTGAATTCCCCGGTATGCTGAAACAGCGGAGCTTCCGGGTAGTAAAAATAGATAAAACACATCCACAGGCTTTTGATCTGGCGGCCAATAAAGGGCAGCTGGTACAATATAATGGCAATGAACAAACGATCCATATAAATCTTTAA
- a CDS encoding YceI family protein — protein sequence MYHSAIIRKGIATLLFVHLIVAAAFAQTKSVVVSGISLKVNGTSTLHDWEMKATSGTCTADITFNPAGQLTGIPALSYTVAAKALKSEHSGMDDNAYKALKAKDNPNITFKLTAGTVAADGTVKAQGQLTIAGTTKAVELIAKATAAGSGKSVIKGSKILNMTDFGVTPPSFMMGAMKTGNAVTISYEFTVQH from the coding sequence ATGTATCACTCAGCAATCATCAGAAAAGGAATCGCCACATTACTGTTCGTTCATCTAATCGTAGCGGCAGCATTCGCACAGACCAAATCAGTGGTAGTAAGCGGCATTAGTCTCAAAGTAAATGGTACGTCTACCCTTCACGATTGGGAAATGAAAGCTACCTCAGGTACTTGCACTGCTGACATTACGTTCAATCCTGCCGGCCAGCTGACCGGTATCCCAGCACTGAGCTACACTGTAGCTGCAAAAGCGCTGAAAAGTGAACACAGCGGCATGGACGACAATGCATATAAAGCATTAAAAGCTAAAGACAATCCAAATATCACTTTCAAACTTACAGCTGGTACTGTAGCTGCAGATGGAACTGTAAAAGCTCAGGGTCAACTGACTATTGCAGGTACTACTAAAGCTGTAGAACTGATAGCTAAGGCAACTGCAGCAGGTAGCGGAAAATCAGTTATCAAAGGAAGTAAAATCCTGAACATGACTGACTTCGGCGTAACACCTCCATCCTTCATGATGGGTGCTATGAAAACTGGTAACGCAGTAACTATCAGCTACGAGTTCACCGTTCAACATTAA